From the genome of Thermococcus chitonophagus, one region includes:
- a CDS encoding McrC family protein, with the protein MKTIDLFEFVPIFYSIGGDRPTFQEDTKTLVLPEKLVRELDKINEKLQFLDITLKTIKPKNKVGVFSFKGLTLQIFPKLLRTKSYEELERSKSLVMGNLLKMLSIAGDIPITDADIASVSLAKADFLEVLIRIYACGLLSILKSHRYYQYMHRHDELRYVKGQINFQKYSLHPARRHIIPCNFNDKFIDNPLNRTLKYAAYLMSRITESPDNYRMLKNIMSIFDSVSLVPISLEEIERIHFHRLNKIFKPYVELAKIFIQNSIVKLQYSKIETFTFLIPMEKLFEKFVTNTIISNKEKVLTEEFQDAKIIPQHEIGYLLMDREYSRGYFKLIPDITIEVQGKRYVIDLKYKLLTKEEKKLGVSQSDLYQMYAYATKWNADGVLLIYPTLEEHVEKEWHFEVETRTGRKDIPLIIRTINLNHNLLKNEGWENFLLELSQSLTRLIQTN; encoded by the coding sequence GTGAAAACAATAGATCTCTTTGAGTTTGTTCCTATTTTTTACAGTATTGGTGGAGATAGGCCAACATTCCAAGAAGATACAAAAACATTAGTACTTCCTGAAAAACTCGTAAGAGAACTTGATAAGATTAACGAGAAGTTGCAGTTCCTCGATATTACCCTAAAAACAATTAAGCCAAAAAACAAAGTTGGAGTGTTCTCATTTAAAGGTTTGACATTGCAAATTTTTCCGAAATTGTTAAGAACAAAGAGCTATGAAGAGCTAGAGCGCTCGAAATCTCTTGTCATGGGTAATCTACTCAAAATGCTTTCAATCGCTGGAGATATCCCAATAACCGATGCAGATATCGCAAGTGTTAGTTTAGCAAAGGCTGATTTTCTAGAAGTGCTGATTAGGATTTATGCATGTGGTCTTCTCTCTATCCTCAAGTCTCATAGATATTACCAATACATGCATAGGCATGATGAGCTTAGGTATGTCAAAGGGCAGATAAACTTTCAAAAGTACTCATTGCATCCAGCAAGAAGACATATTATTCCCTGCAATTTCAATGATAAATTCATAGACAATCCTCTTAACAGAACACTGAAATATGCGGCGTATCTAATGTCAAGGATTACGGAGTCCCCAGATAACTACAGAATGCTGAAAAATATTATGAGCATATTTGATTCTGTTTCTTTAGTACCAATTAGCCTAGAAGAGATTGAAAGAATTCATTTCCATCGTTTGAATAAGATTTTCAAACCTTATGTTGAGCTTGCCAAAATTTTCATTCAAAATTCTATCGTAAAGCTTCAGTATTCAAAAATTGAGACTTTCACATTTTTGATTCCTATGGAGAAACTCTTTGAGAAATTTGTAACAAATACAATAATCAGTAACAAAGAAAAAGTTCTTACAGAGGAATTCCAAGATGCAAAGATAATCCCACAGCACGAAATTGGTTATCTTTTAATGGATAGAGAGTATTCCAGGGGCTACTTTAAGTTAATTCCTGACATTACCATTGAAGTACAAGGAAAAAGATATGTGATCGATTTAAAGTACAAGCTTTTAACAAAGGAAGAGAAAAAACTGGGAGTTTCTCAATCGGATTTGTATCAGATGTATGCATATGCGACAAAATGGAATGCCGATGGTGTCCTCTTAATCTATCCAACTCTGGAAGAACATGTAGAAAAAGAATGGCATTTTGAAGTAGAAACACGTACAGGCAGAAAAGATATTCCTCTCAT
- a CDS encoding AAA family ATPase, whose protein sequence is MGGVFMAKLKEDKLGELDKKLETWKNIVNKKGKKYVHYDLTEESDWLKTTMKTKEIVAEIIQENDVEKLRGLLRELFSGKKERPLWAQNTRILPAFIESANNEQILKLKEIISQITSSHEFNKEWINEIYDLIYQSKPKETTNFKALKGLLRNILGELYGKLHIEEAPIYNTCSREFVREFIEFDINDYNDFKNAFEIIKERYLSKVGKLSDNNIPINLEIDMMFNYFDKVDWRVEKLVNVLEPLVNMYQQEWSRIEDEFMKTLEDTANYLLELLDKEGVTKEEISKLYQLISKVERDPKWKRVFQEGYTVMYTKDMSQTMELLSDKRMKSFLKRLTQAEDIGDVLKSNEWKEVWHVPYAGGTVITSLATLLRPDLFLPVHANTANEKVVRILGFDDPKFYYPKGSRSVKRTAEFLTLLSKTAEKLKVGNMLELAYYLVKYGQEHEEMHKVPPVDTSTSLEQAEILPEFKFLDINLLRKGQVILYGPPGTGKTWIAKQYVKMKLPSEKHIIPKGASQLSQDRNYYLLTMSSTKYDLASVHKGLEEEFSGKTKSAFETVSEGDIAFVYFAQPHMKIRAIAECTKAEEDKAWFKIIKLIDGPTFRELKEDELLSSWSPLKQKLRGTLFELPYELAQRIAEMIGGEKFQDLNIIQQSTTVEYNAVEFVTFHPSFAYEDFVEGIKPTTIKDEETGKKELTFYIEEGVFKRICRNALNALLAFAGVNKEWLSTTGVPTLTEKERQKVLEKLKDEDFPRFYLIIDEINRGDIAKIFGELITLLEMDKRLFAPNETTVTLPYSKKSFGVPPNLYIVGTMNTADRSIALIDVALRRRFAFIEVMPNYEIIEKEIVDKAGDEVKEIAKIALSALKSLNQKIKEKYDRDHQIGHSYYFELQKVLNNKDKFIEVLKLIWFYEILPLIQEYFYDAPDKLKEILGDNTFIKESNENYVEFYTMDEISNEKFVEILQNLAES, encoded by the coding sequence ATGGGAGGAGTATTTATGGCAAAATTAAAAGAGGACAAATTAGGGGAGCTTGATAAAAAGTTAGAAACATGGAAAAATATTGTAAACAAAAAAGGAAAGAAATACGTTCATTATGATCTAACAGAGGAATCTGATTGGTTGAAAACTACTATGAAGACAAAAGAGATAGTGGCAGAGATTATCCAAGAAAATGACGTTGAAAAACTTAGAGGACTTCTCAGAGAATTATTTAGTGGCAAAAAAGAACGACCACTTTGGGCTCAAAATACACGAATCTTACCAGCATTTATTGAGTCAGCCAATAATGAGCAAATATTAAAGCTGAAAGAGATAATCTCACAAATTACTTCTTCTCATGAATTCAACAAAGAATGGATTAATGAAATCTATGATCTCATTTATCAATCTAAACCTAAAGAGACAACTAACTTTAAGGCACTTAAAGGATTGCTACGTAATATTCTGGGAGAGCTTTATGGTAAACTCCACATTGAGGAAGCTCCAATCTACAATACATGTTCTCGGGAGTTCGTTAGAGAGTTCATAGAGTTTGATATTAATGACTACAATGATTTCAAAAATGCTTTTGAAATTATCAAAGAGAGGTATCTTTCTAAAGTCGGTAAGTTATCCGACAACAACATTCCAATTAACTTAGAAATTGATATGATGTTCAATTATTTTGATAAAGTCGATTGGAGAGTTGAGAAGCTAGTTAATGTTCTAGAACCACTGGTAAATATGTACCAACAAGAGTGGTCTAGAATTGAGGATGAATTCATGAAAACACTCGAAGATACAGCTAATTATCTCTTGGAACTCTTAGATAAAGAAGGGGTTACAAAAGAAGAGATATCTAAGCTTTATCAACTGATCTCAAAAGTGGAGAGAGATCCAAAATGGAAGAGGGTATTTCAAGAAGGCTACACTGTCATGTACACCAAGGATATGTCCCAGACAATGGAATTGTTGAGTGACAAAAGAATGAAGAGCTTCTTGAAGAGGCTTACACAAGCTGAGGATATTGGAGATGTTCTAAAAAGTAATGAATGGAAGGAAGTATGGCATGTTCCCTATGCAGGAGGTACGGTAATTACAAGCTTAGCAACGCTACTTCGGCCGGATTTATTCTTGCCAGTACATGCCAATACAGCAAATGAGAAAGTTGTTAGGATTTTAGGGTTTGACGATCCTAAGTTTTATTATCCAAAAGGTAGCAGATCAGTTAAAAGGACTGCAGAATTCTTGACACTCCTTTCAAAAACTGCTGAAAAATTAAAAGTGGGCAATATGTTAGAGCTCGCATACTACCTTGTTAAATATGGTCAAGAACACGAAGAAATGCACAAAGTGCCTCCAGTAGATACCTCCACAAGTTTAGAACAAGCCGAAATACTACCAGAGTTCAAATTTTTGGATATTAACCTTCTCAGGAAAGGCCAAGTTATTCTTTACGGACCTCCTGGTACTGGGAAAACCTGGATTGCAAAACAGTATGTCAAAATGAAACTTCCTAGTGAAAAACATATCATTCCTAAAGGAGCATCTCAACTCTCCCAAGATCGTAATTACTATCTCTTAACCATGAGTTCTACCAAGTACGACCTTGCTAGCGTCCACAAAGGTCTTGAAGAAGAATTTTCGGGAAAGACAAAATCTGCGTTTGAAACTGTGAGTGAGGGGGACATAGCGTTTGTTTATTTCGCTCAACCACATATGAAAATACGAGCTATTGCTGAATGCACAAAAGCTGAAGAAGATAAAGCATGGTTTAAGATAATAAAACTCATTGATGGACCCACATTCAGGGAGTTAAAAGAAGATGAGTTATTATCATCATGGTCACCATTAAAGCAGAAATTAAGAGGCACGCTTTTTGAGCTTCCATATGAACTAGCACAGAGAATAGCTGAAATGATTGGCGGAGAAAAGTTCCAAGACCTAAATATTATTCAGCAGTCTACAACAGTAGAGTACAATGCAGTTGAATTTGTAACATTTCATCCTTCCTTTGCATACGAAGATTTCGTTGAGGGTATTAAACCAACAACTATTAAAGATGAGGAAACCGGTAAGAAAGAGCTTACATTCTACATAGAGGAGGGTGTCTTTAAGAGAATTTGTAGAAATGCCCTTAATGCTCTGTTAGCCTTTGCGGGAGTGAATAAAGAATGGCTTTCAACAACTGGAGTCCCTACATTAACAGAGAAAGAGAGGCAAAAAGTCCTTGAAAAACTAAAAGATGAAGACTTTCCAAGATTTTATTTGATAATCGACGAGATAAACCGCGGAGACATAGCTAAGATATTTGGAGAGCTAATAACACTTCTTGAAATGGACAAGCGCTTGTTTGCACCAAATGAAACTACCGTAACACTTCCCTATTCCAAGAAAAGCTTTGGGGTTCCCCCTAATCTTTACATAGTCGGCACCATGAATACAGCAGATAGGAGCATAGCACTAATTGACGTTGCTTTAAGGAGAAGATTTGCATTTATTGAAGTCATGCCGAACTATGAGATTATCGAAAAAGAGATAGTAGATAAAGCGGGAGACGAAGTAAAAGAGATTGCAAAAATAGCATTAAGCGCATTAAAGTCCCTAAATCAAAAGATCAAAGAAAAATACGACAGAGATCATCAAATCGGCCATAGTTATTATTTTGAGCTTCAAAAAGTGCTGAACAACAAAGACAAATTCATAGAAGTGCTCAAACTCATATGGTTCTATGAGATACTCCCACTAATCCAAGAGTATTTCTATGATGCTCCAGATAAGCTCAAGGAAATACTTGGAGATAACACTTTCATTAAAGAATCCAATGAAAATTATGTTGAATTTTACACAATGGATGAGATTTCAAATGAAAAATTTGTAGAGATTCTTCAAAATCTAGCAGAAAGCTAG
- a CDS encoding helicase-related protein — protein MIRGFESEFKVYLANRIIRSNPIAFFFAITNPISKQKIIPFLHQADLLLHLMTVRPIRVLIADEIGLGKTIEALAIAKYLELQDGIRKVLILTPKILIEQWVSEVKRVGGMPWIVSSGSQLKNTFFKSGVDKAYYYIMSIDLAKRYPDIIDSVGWDLIIVDEAHNATLGTQRDYLLRRLTSNKHRNIILLSATPHRGDYKDYLNRLRYLDPTLTENYDALDAPKFYRVTHETLVFRRTKGIVNQAEGEEIFRKCHVHSFIVDISDVEKEYFSELQKILTEMIAPDNIPLSLLAVILRKRASSSYYASIQTLNRMISKSKGKEHPKKVEDILQKIFALGYDELEIEADEIDEELNKIVEAYADILTSRQIERLRGILELARKAQEKDSKIKNVAKLVKYHLDRGEKIVIFTEYLDTLEYLKNNLPKYLGIHETDIVTISGKNKGDVHNIKERFEQENGAKILIATDVAGEGLNLQVANVLINYEAPWSPIKLEQRMGRIWRLGQKKESYVYTVFLSNKMDRDVLENLYHKLMNIDKAMNNPPQLVGSKVYIASAENLWRADLGLLNLDPKKRKKINEYTLVLESIKGNLGIYVRELLAMINQLSARLRAKSVFPVIKGEKIRSELSKYLGSDYLSRKQVEKELQEWLSLFIYGSDKKAINLWKELNALLLKGNTDIGSKMILFVKGEETLRRIYLVKLKNSSQTLIEIPVAIDKKGDILYGLKLLEALKDISTQILTTVPYESVEETNQTSIEKFRDIGKIKSTIRKLLQEISFKWEKYEERFRKPLKAGQVFFPLDFDKTTVEEIAIFKYIREVESGEEKWERNSPTEEILKIEKEAMRIAIEYEKQRYIRKYGNDPSKWLVKNVSLEEHYDILSRDLVTGEVRYIEVKGHKGFSLWAELTEAEHKFAEDHASNYWLYLVVNIGKEPMLFRFRNPLETLDIKTKKRYVLYVG, from the coding sequence GTGATTAGAGGTTTTGAAAGTGAATTTAAAGTTTATTTAGCAAATAGAATCATTAGGAGTAATCCTATTGCATTCTTTTTTGCAATTACAAATCCTATCTCAAAACAAAAGATAATCCCATTCTTACATCAAGCTGATTTGCTTCTGCATCTAATGACTGTTAGACCAATTAGAGTACTGATAGCTGATGAAATTGGATTGGGGAAAACCATAGAAGCCCTTGCAATAGCAAAGTATCTCGAACTTCAAGATGGTATTAGAAAGGTCCTAATATTAACCCCAAAAATCCTTATCGAACAATGGGTCTCTGAAGTTAAAAGAGTTGGAGGCATGCCTTGGATTGTCTCAAGTGGCTCTCAGTTAAAGAACACATTTTTCAAAAGTGGAGTAGACAAGGCATATTACTACATAATGTCAATTGATTTAGCTAAGAGATATCCAGATATTATCGATTCTGTTGGCTGGGATTTAATAATAGTGGACGAAGCCCACAATGCAACGCTTGGCACACAAAGAGACTATTTATTGAGAAGATTAACCAGCAATAAACATAGAAACATAATTCTGCTTTCTGCGACTCCTCATAGAGGAGACTACAAAGACTATCTAAACAGACTTAGATACTTAGACCCAACACTTACCGAGAATTACGATGCATTGGATGCTCCAAAGTTTTACAGGGTAACACATGAAACACTTGTATTCAGGAGAACCAAGGGGATAGTAAACCAAGCTGAAGGGGAGGAAATATTCAGGAAGTGTCATGTTCATTCCTTCATAGTTGATATCAGCGATGTTGAAAAAGAGTACTTCTCAGAACTTCAAAAGATTCTAACAGAGATGATTGCCCCTGATAATATTCCACTATCTTTGCTTGCTGTTATCCTAAGAAAGAGAGCAAGTTCAAGTTATTATGCCTCAATTCAGACACTCAACAGGATGATATCAAAAAGCAAAGGAAAAGAACACCCAAAAAAAGTAGAAGATATCTTACAGAAAATATTTGCTCTTGGCTATGACGAATTAGAAATTGAAGCAGATGAAATTGATGAGGAGCTGAACAAAATAGTTGAAGCTTACGCCGATATTTTGACATCGAGACAAATAGAGAGATTGAGAGGAATCTTGGAGTTAGCAAGAAAAGCTCAGGAAAAAGACAGCAAAATAAAAAACGTAGCAAAACTTGTCAAGTATCATCTTGACAGAGGAGAGAAAATTGTGATTTTTACAGAATACTTGGACACTTTAGAATATCTCAAGAACAATCTCCCCAAATATCTGGGAATCCATGAAACGGATATTGTAACAATTTCTGGCAAAAATAAAGGGGATGTTCATAATATCAAAGAGAGATTCGAACAAGAGAATGGTGCAAAGATATTGATAGCGACAGATGTTGCTGGAGAAGGTCTGAATCTCCAAGTTGCAAATGTCTTGATAAATTATGAAGCCCCATGGAGCCCAATCAAGCTCGAACAGAGAATGGGAAGAATATGGCGTTTAGGTCAGAAAAAAGAATCTTATGTGTACACCGTATTTCTATCAAATAAAATGGATAGAGATGTATTAGAAAACCTTTATCATAAGTTAATGAATATTGACAAAGCCATGAATAACCCTCCCCAACTTGTAGGCAGTAAGGTCTACATTGCAAGTGCAGAAAACTTATGGAGAGCCGATTTAGGATTACTAAATCTCGATCCAAAGAAAAGGAAGAAAATCAATGAATACACGCTTGTTTTGGAATCAATAAAGGGCAATCTTGGTATTTATGTTAGGGAGTTATTAGCAATGATAAACCAACTCTCTGCAAGATTAAGAGCCAAAAGTGTGTTTCCAGTTATTAAGGGGGAGAAAATCAGAAGTGAACTTTCAAAATATCTTGGCTCAGATTATCTTTCTAGAAAACAAGTTGAGAAAGAGCTTCAAGAATGGCTTTCGTTATTCATCTATGGGAGCGATAAAAAAGCAATAAATCTATGGAAGGAGCTTAATGCCCTACTATTAAAAGGCAATACGGACATTGGAAGCAAAATGATTCTTTTTGTAAAGGGGGAAGAAACACTTAGGAGAATCTACTTAGTAAAACTAAAGAATTCCTCTCAAACGCTGATTGAAATTCCTGTAGCTATTGACAAGAAGGGAGACATTCTCTATGGGCTCAAACTCCTCGAAGCTCTTAAAGACATAAGTACACAAATATTAACAACTGTCCCATATGAGAGTGTTGAAGAAACTAACCAAACAAGCATTGAAAAATTTAGAGATATTGGTAAAATAAAAAGCACCATAAGGAAATTACTTCAAGAAATCTCCTTTAAATGGGAAAAATATGAAGAGCGATTCCGTAAACCCTTAAAGGCTGGGCAAGTGTTCTTTCCATTAGACTTTGATAAGACAACAGTTGAAGAGATAGCCATATTCAAATACATTAGAGAAGTTGAAAGTGGAGAAGAAAAATGGGAAAGAAATTCTCCAACAGAAGAAATACTTAAGATAGAAAAAGAAGCAATGAGAATAGCTATCGAGTATGAAAAACAGAGATACATTAGGAAATATGGAAATGATCCAAGCAAATGGCTTGTGAAAAATGTGTCTTTAGAAGAACACTATGACATTTTGAGTAGAGATTTAGTCACTGGTGAAGTCAGATACATTGAAGTCAAGGGGCATAAGGGGTTTTCTTTATGGGCCGAACTTACAGAAGCCGAGCATAAATTCGCCGAAGACCATGCTTCTAACTATTGGCTTTATTTGGTTGTAAATATTGGAAAGGAACCCATGCTCTTTAGATTCAGAAATCCATTGGAAACTTTAGACATTAAAACGAAAAAACGATATGTACTTTATGTCGGTTAG
- a CDS encoding DUF499 domain-containing protein — MLREKIWNDVMDETLDEFSAPELNDVVSGRAHKIYSDAKEFFRRTYFSDSMLDLIEKVLSTLEGKGTNVFTVYSLFGGGKTHTLVTLYHILNHPDALLDEEVLRDYDIMKRKRLEHIAQRIKSLGKVNIAVIYGMGDIGNPIKPLDFGIYKVHTIWGYLAHLLGRYADIRAYDESLTVPDINSLRELLKEGKTLIMIDEVADYGNNLRRSNREDAKNYANNIPIFLERLSKAIIGTDNVLIVTLPIEVERGVLRETEKAYDKDYLEALWKAVAKLSGELVAPLRTERGSNDLIEVLKRRIFEKIDPNNKIKIIERYMVDMANEEIFGDTRDFLRELEVTYPFHPDYFTIMRTILERVPGLQKTRDLIKLTRKVVRKIHREEKEYSLVMPHHIDVFDNDLRGLLFQENYANYGGVVDVDLNPKVLKKYPQPELVKIIYEYIFLSTYPYDSPTPLTGFPDKFKISRGIYEVEIFEAMEWDSTKIHDAIEEIISRNYFIHLNYDDRYNVFWVWRIANVNQMVLAKKDELLRNKKGELIEKVTAEIKKAIEGKPGKGKKSKGEQIKITLFERKDVIFDPRMGDIVDDDSYKLLALYYEYVDEELLEDLILKHKGGTRKFRNTIVVTYPTPQGFNSILEAFAKVEACKEVKKEVDKIYSDYGKNVVKIQQSMIEHIENAAKDDLFTTIVQSFRKVAFPVNEGYRDSIKATEASTTSTSILETVYSVLISPEVEKVAEYLSFDELKAMLNIVGIDLSSRPYTFGEIRNYFRMNPALPMVEDERIKEALKEGLSRLEIGILTKSGKLVFKDVKEIVIVNGEIKKENTEQATIHQITLDDKILPKRIALEAQVSSLLQREETKTIERGKKKIRRKVEVFLEIDGQRIRLKDIVGDKENISIKDEDINMLVEGNFVVVITEEELSDDFSDFEIEISPAYVSAHPEELIEVKVVIAPKDPNKSFEVKLKVDYGKLKETNGIVPFETVWHLKAPRESDEFRLYAESKDVEHVATLRVEVISPTIRTRKLTEEHIGGTLIKIEDIRRLEHLKILQDAIGSEHILSGTAVIKANGSRVSMDLDRIPLDVATQVIEDSKEYLDGSDELNVDVTIQREITITELLLKKLSVLNDKVTFVVELRR; from the coding sequence ATGCTAAGGGAAAAGATATGGAATGATGTTATGGATGAAACACTTGATGAATTTTCTGCTCCAGAGCTTAACGATGTGGTAAGTGGAAGAGCACATAAGATTTATTCTGATGCAAAGGAGTTCTTTAGAAGAACATATTTCAGCGATTCAATGCTAGATTTGATTGAGAAAGTTCTATCAACACTTGAGGGAAAAGGAACTAACGTATTCACGGTTTACTCGCTCTTTGGTGGAGGTAAGACACACACATTGGTAACTCTGTATCACATTCTAAATCATCCCGATGCTCTCCTTGATGAGGAGGTTTTGAGAGATTACGACATTATGAAGAGAAAGAGACTAGAGCATATTGCACAGAGAATAAAATCATTGGGCAAAGTCAATATTGCTGTTATTTATGGTATGGGAGACATAGGAAATCCAATTAAACCACTTGACTTTGGAATTTACAAAGTCCACACTATCTGGGGCTATTTGGCTCATCTCCTTGGTAGATACGCTGACATAAGAGCATACGATGAGAGTTTAACAGTCCCAGACATAAACAGCTTGAGAGAACTTCTCAAAGAAGGCAAAACGCTGATAATGATTGATGAAGTTGCAGACTATGGAAATAACTTGAGAAGAAGCAACAGAGAGGATGCCAAGAACTATGCCAATAACATTCCAATATTTTTAGAGCGACTTTCAAAGGCAATAATTGGGACCGATAATGTTCTAATAGTCACTTTGCCAATTGAAGTAGAAAGAGGTGTTTTAAGAGAAACTGAGAAAGCCTATGATAAGGATTATCTTGAAGCTCTGTGGAAGGCTGTTGCAAAACTTAGTGGGGAACTCGTTGCTCCTTTAAGAACCGAGAGGGGGAGCAATGATTTAATTGAAGTTCTCAAAAGAAGAATTTTCGAAAAAATTGATCCAAATAACAAAATCAAGATCATTGAGAGATACATGGTTGATATGGCAAATGAAGAAATTTTCGGTGATACAAGAGACTTCCTGAGAGAGCTTGAGGTTACATACCCATTCCATCCGGATTACTTCACAATAATGAGAACAATTCTTGAAAGAGTGCCTGGACTACAAAAGACAAGAGATCTGATAAAGCTCACAAGGAAAGTTGTTAGAAAAATACACAGGGAGGAAAAAGAATATTCATTAGTAATGCCCCATCATATTGATGTCTTTGATAACGACCTGAGAGGCCTTCTTTTCCAAGAGAATTATGCTAATTATGGTGGAGTTGTTGATGTTGACCTTAATCCAAAAGTCCTAAAGAAATACCCACAACCAGAGCTCGTGAAGATTATTTATGAATACATATTCCTTTCAACGTATCCCTACGATTCTCCAACACCTCTAACAGGATTTCCAGACAAGTTCAAAATATCAAGGGGAATTTACGAGGTAGAGATTTTTGAAGCAATGGAGTGGGACTCAACAAAGATTCATGATGCCATTGAAGAAATAATATCAAGGAACTACTTTATCCACTTAAACTATGATGATAGGTACAATGTTTTCTGGGTTTGGAGAATAGCAAATGTGAATCAAATGGTTCTCGCAAAGAAGGACGAACTTCTCAGAAATAAAAAAGGAGAACTTATCGAAAAAGTCACTGCAGAAATTAAGAAGGCTATTGAAGGTAAACCAGGAAAAGGGAAAAAGTCTAAAGGGGAGCAAATCAAGATTACTCTATTTGAACGGAAAGACGTTATCTTTGATCCTCGAATGGGAGACATTGTTGATGACGATAGCTACAAGCTTCTAGCACTCTATTATGAGTATGTTGATGAAGAACTGCTTGAGGATTTGATCCTTAAACATAAGGGAGGAACAAGGAAATTCAGGAATACAATAGTCGTCACGTATCCAACGCCGCAAGGATTTAATTCAATTCTAGAAGCTTTCGCGAAAGTTGAAGCCTGTAAAGAGGTTAAAAAAGAAGTTGACAAAATCTACTCCGACTATGGGAAGAACGTTGTAAAGATACAGCAATCAATGATTGAGCACATAGAAAATGCTGCTAAAGATGATTTGTTCACCACAATAGTACAATCCTTCAGAAAAGTTGCATTTCCGGTAAATGAAGGATACCGAGACAGTATAAAAGCAACTGAAGCTTCAACAACTTCAACATCAATACTTGAAACTGTTTATTCAGTCCTAATTTCACCGGAAGTTGAAAAAGTTGCAGAATATCTTTCGTTTGATGAGTTAAAGGCAATGCTAAACATTGTAGGAATTGACCTAAGCTCAAGACCTTACACTTTTGGAGAGATACGAAACTACTTCCGCATGAATCCAGCGTTACCAATGGTTGAGGATGAGCGGATAAAAGAAGCCCTCAAAGAGGGTCTTTCAAGACTTGAAATAGGAATCTTAACAAAAAGTGGCAAGTTAGTATTCAAAGATGTCAAGGAAATAGTAATAGTAAATGGTGAAATCAAAAAAGAGAATACGGAGCAAGCCACAATTCATCAAATAACTCTTGATGACAAGATTTTGCCAAAAAGAATTGCGCTTGAGGCCCAAGTGAGTTCTCTACTGCAAAGGGAGGAAACAAAGACAATCGAGAGAGGAAAGAAGAAAATCAGAAGAAAAGTTGAAGTATTTCTTGAGATAGACGGACAGAGAATAAGACTCAAAGACATAGTCGGAGATAAGGAAAATATTTCAATCAAAGATGAAGACATTAACATGCTTGTTGAAGGAAATTTTGTCGTTGTCATTACTGAAGAAGAACTCTCAGATGATTTCAGCGACTTCGAAATTGAAATTTCTCCAGCTTATGTTTCAGCACATCCTGAAGAGCTCATTGAAGTGAAAGTTGTAATAGCTCCAAAGGATCCAAATAAATCATTTGAAGTCAAGCTGAAAGTTGATTATGGAAAACTTAAAGAAACAAATGGAATCGTGCCTTTCGAGACTGTTTGGCATCTAAAGGCTCCAAGAGAAAGCGACGAATTCAGGCTTTATGCTGAAAGTAAAGATGTGGAGCATGTAGCTACCCTAAGAGTAGAAGTAATCAGCCCCACCATACGAACTAGAAAACTCACAGAAGAGCATATTGGAGGGACATTAATAAAAATTGAAGACATCAGGAGACTTGAACATCTCAAAATATTGCAGGATGCTATTGGTAGTGAACACATACTGTCAGGAACTGCTGTAATAAAAGCCAATGGTTCAAGAGTTTCTATGGACTTGGACAGAATTCCACTTGATGTAGCTACTCAAGTAATTGAAGATTCAAAGGAATATTTAGATGGAAGCGACGAACTTAATGTAGATGTCACGATCCAAAGAGAAATTACAATTACAGAACTACTACTCAAAAAGTTGTCTGTGTTAAATGACAAAGTGACGTTTGTAGTTGAACTTAGGAGGTAG